TGCTGTAAGTAAATGGTAGACATTTGTTGTAGTGTTTCTTCTTCGTCCTCTTGGCAAGATTAGAAGGTCAGTTGATTATCACCTATCTTTTTAGTTATTGTGTTATATGAGAAAGAAAAGCAGGGAATGTCTGTTCTGCTGAATTTTTTCTCCACTCTCAAGGTGTtacattttcttcttttaattttatatatatagtttgCTCATGTTCTTttttatatatcattaaaatttaaatccCGTACATTTgtttttatcattaattttttccttctcaaatatatgattttgaagtttAATGAACAAAAAATTGACATTTTGGTCATGAATGACCGTCAACTTTTGCACATTTGATGTCTGAATAGGAGCAACTCTGAAACTTTTCCACACTGAAACCTTCTATTAAAACAAGAACTTGTGGCCTGGTTATCATACTAATTGTGAGTACTTGAGTCATATGCTATAAGTAAATGGTATTCATTTGATATAGATTTACTTATGCTTTTGGTGTACCGTCTTCAAGTAATCGTCGAGGTGGTTATCGTGGGTGCAATGGAGGAGGAAATTGAAGGTTAGTTGATTATCGTCTGGCTTTGTAAGCTGTAAGTTTTGGTCTTTGTAGCTTCTGTGTTATTTACTCGTGTAACATTTCAGGATCATATGAATAAAGCTAGGTATGTCTGTTTTTGCTGAAGTTTTTCACGATGGCGAAGTTTTGCATTTTCAGCTTTGTAATTTGATGTATGGCTCTTtgcttttgtatttttttattgatcattACAAGCCATACACTTCCATTTTAGCattaattttttccttcttCGATCTTTGATACGGAGGTTTGAGAAACAAAAAATTGACCTTTTGGTCATGGATGAAGTTCAATGTTTGCAAATTTGTTGTCTGAATCAGTAGCAACTTATGAACTTTTTTTCGGCACTGAAACTTTCTATTGAAACAGGAACTTTATGGCCTAGTTGATTATGCTAATTATATGGACTTGAAGTATGCTGTAAGTAAACGGTAGACATTTGTTGTAGTGTTTCTTCTTCGTCCTCTTGGCAAGATTTGAAGGTCAGTTGATAATAACCTATCTTTTTAGTTATTGTGCTATTTACTTGTGGAACATTTCAGGATCATATGAGAAAGAAAAGCAGGGAATGTCTGTCCTGCTGAGTTTTATCTCGACTCTGAAGGTGTtacattttcttcttttaattttatatatagtcGTTTGTTCTTGTTCGTTTTTTATATATCATTTAGTCTCGTACATTTgtttttatcattaattttttccttctcaaatatatgattttgaagtttAATGAACAAAAATTGACATTTTGGTCATGAATGACCGTCAACTTTTGCACATTTGTTGTCTGAATAGGAGCAACTCCTGAACCTTTTCCACACTGAAACCTTCTATTAAAACAAGAACTTGTTCCTGTTTATCATACTAATTGTGAGGACTTGCGTCATAAGCTATAAGTAAATGGTAAACATTTGATGTAGATTTACTTATGCTTTTGGTGTTTTCCTTATGATAATATCCGAAGTATTTGATCAACCAGATTGGACCGAGTTAGAAATTCTTGAACTAGAACTTATATCTGGGTAAAGTCTTTATTCAATCTATGCTTTCCCAGGTATTTTGTTCTTTgacttcaaattttttttaaaaaaaaatttaccgaccttaaaatttaagttttttcGATTCTCGCTTATGTTTGCAAACTTGCTTGGATTTTAAAGTGTGCATATGTCAAAATAAATGAACTTCACTACTTGCTACTAGAGAATATGGTGAATTGAAATTTCTTTGATGTCTTTGTAAATTCGATAATGCTAAAAACCATGAGCTGTAATTTTTATTTGGGCATGTGCTTGGTTTCACCATTAACTTTTGGTTAAGGGATACAAGGGTAGTCCAGTAAGAAGCTGAAGTAGGAGTGTCAATATGAGCAGAGGCCCCTAGAGTAAGAGTAGGTAATCCTTGCGTCGTGTATTCTCTTATTTTGAACTTTATTGAATTTTATGCGCACTTTAAGTGAACTAGACACTTATAGGTACGAGGAATGAGTTAATTCGCTGTAAATATTCTTAAACCATTCTTATATTTTATGGTAACCTAACAAGAATGAGTTAATTTGTAAAAAGAAAACATTATGAGTTCCAATGTAGGTTGAACCTTATTTTAGACTAGGTACAGTCAAGTTAACTCTGTCCATCGCAAATCGAAAACTTAGTTTTCTATTTTCCCGGTCAGTTTTAATGTCTTGATTCCATATTCTTGAATTTTCATTTAGTTACGACCTTAGAACTTTAAGCACAGCCTCTTAATCGATACGTGAACTTTTGGTTGTTTTGGTTTGGAGTGGTTGTCGGCTGATTGTGGATGgtcatttatatttatatatacataatgGAATCTTTAACATAGTATGCATATGAATTATTCAGTCTTTATAACCTTAATTTTTAAAGCCTTGTCatgtaaaattttcatttatcattaaatttataattttttacgaatagttttttttgaaaaataatattttattttaaaatgatatgcTTGTTTATTTTTACCTTTCTATTGATTTTCGCAACAAAACTTTGATGATAGATAATTTTTCTCAttcttttttagaaaatatttgaaacataATTAGTATTGAATATTCTGTTCGACTTACGTCGCTAATGGTTAGGTTTTCAGTTTTTTATAGATCATTAAATCTCGTACATTTGTTTTTTATCATTAGTTTTTTTCCTTCTCAGATTTATGATTTTGAAGTTTAATGAACAAAAAATTGACATTTTGGTCATGAATGACGGTCAACTTTTGCACGTTTGTTATTATACTCACCTGGgttttcttttattattttaaatctttacaaataaattttttatttcattttaaaatgtttagctttaacatttttattttctataaatttgaaaaaaattgatgTTTAAAAGTtcatacttttaaaaaaaattagattctAGAAACTTTATGATTATTTACAAGTTTTTTTCCATAATATATGTAAACAAAAATACAATTAATATTCAAacttcccaaaaatataagtttGTGCATGCGCATATTCCCAAATTTCATTGTTTCCCATAACTATATAATTGGGACACCGGGAAGATTTTGCTAGAAAACGGGAGCCGGAGTTGGAATGTGTGCAGGAGGTTGAGGTACTTTCTGAATTCCTCATGTGATAATTTCTTCCATTTTCTACAAATTTCCTGAAATATTTTCGGAATTCAATTAAGTTTTCATACtgaaaaattattgaaattacaaagaaatctttaaaaataagaTTTTCAAATGTGTTCTGCTTTTTAGGTTTTTGATTGATTGATGGAATTTCTATCAGATTGCTTTATTTACACTTTTTGAAACTGATGGGAACTCATATATCATATTGTTTGTGATGGTAGAGTTTATATTATCTTTCCCTTTCAATTCTCAAGTCAAACTATTGGacttcattcaaaaatttttctAATTCTTTGAGTGGCTTGGTTAAATTTTTACAAATCTCATACAGAATAATGGATTCTATTGAATGTAAAAGAGAAAAACGTCGCATGAACTAATTTGATATTGAAGACATTATCATTCGTTACTCTTAGATTTAGCTCGACTATGAGAATCGTAGTTATTATATGATTACTATGAGTTTACACATGATTCTCAATAATATGGTACATGGGTCTTACATTTCTCttcccacttaaaagatttcgttcACGAAATCTCACATGTACTTATCACAAGCACTTGCAAGTTAAAAACTATAATCGGAAGacataaaatgaaataaaatacaatcAAACAGACTTTAGCATTAAACAAAATCAATGAATCTAAAATTTGTTATCGAGTCTAGTCCACAATCTTATCAATGAAATAGATTTGTCGTACAAAACTATCTTCCCAGTTTAAGAGACAGAACTAATCGTTTAGTGCAGAACATCAAAAGGTTAATTTCAACATTAGCAAGCTACAATTTACATGCTAAATTAAGGTTGTGGTGATACCCCGGATGGGGGTATATATCTGGGGTATCAAAGAGATACTCGGGTCATCTTTAGTCTGGGTTCTGGATAGTCAAGAAGCCGGGAAGGTTGAGCAAAGCCCACCAATGTGTAGATCAGCCCGGGTAGTAAGAGCTCAAGAGTATGGGGCACCTTGTCTTGATCATCATTTAGGAGGTCTTTCAGCGCACGTGGGGGTGATGTGACTAGGCTGGAGTAGGTATGAGTTGTCAGACTTGATAGTATCAGTGAATAGAAACATTGACGACCATCTCGTCATGAGTAGCAGCTTGACACTGAAAACAAAGTTATGATTGACTTCTCTCCTATCAATACCAGGTTtgcttgatattaattcattCAGAAATTTTCAATAAACACGCATACTCTCTATACGTTATCCTAATATAATCACTTGACTGACTTGCGTATCAGAATGGTTATGCTGGGGAATATTATGGCGCCCTATTAATGATCTATGTTATCTTAAGTGTGCAGATATACCAAAGCCCGGACATCCTTCATCCAAGATCTGATATATCAGGGCAGAAAGCAGCCCGACCCGGTGTAATTTCCCATCTCTCTCGAACCCAATTCACCTGGTCGTCATCATTGGCGTCGTCTGTGGGAAACATAGATCTGAGACGAATATATGGTTTCCACTCGAAATTCAGCTCGGATGGACAATTCCAGAAAGGAGTCCTCGGAATCAGAGGCTCCCCATACCCCAGCAAACTTTCATGATGCATCCCGAACAATTGACTCAATGTATAGCAGCGGCTATCCAGAAGGCCATGATAGAAAAGTTACCTCCCAGTAGCAGCCGCCCCACTATAAGTCGGCAAACATCAAGGAGTATGATGGAAATCCGGACCCTGAAGAGCATTTGGCCCGTTGTGAGAATATGACCACGTTACATTGTTATGTTGATGAGAACAAGTGCAAGACTTTCTTAACCACGTTGGTGGATTCAGCCCAACGATGGTTTGACAATTTAGATTCCGGAGTATACAAAATTTTGAGGACTTAAAAGCGTCTTTTTAAATCACTTCAGCAATAGCAAAAGTTACAAGAAAGACTGTTTTTAGTATGTTCGAGATCAAGCAGGACATGGATGAATCATTGAGGGCATACATCTGCAAATTTAATAAAGCCGCATTGGAGGTACCTTCATGCGCCCCCGAGACCAAAACTACGGCGTTCACACGGGGAAGTCTCTGGTGAAAAAATTTCCAAAAGAGCAGAGAAATATATCAACATGAAAGAGGCTCAGAAACAGAAGAGGGAGGCTGTCAAAAAAGAAAGAAGTGACCGATCGGGAAGACGGAAGAGCGGGAAATCCTTTGGGGCGTTTTTCAGATTATACTCCTCTAAGAAGGCCAAAGGACCAACCAGTGCACCTTTGTGAAGAGAAGGCAACCAGCTCTCACTGACCTCCCCAGGGCCCGAGGCCAGCTTTAAAGTTATGTACATTCCATAGAGAATGTTTCCACGACACCAGCGAGTGcaaaaaattgagaaaaaatcATCCCCAGTCAGACCCCGTCGCACCAGGCCTACCCTCAGCTGAAAGAGCCTGGGAAGAGAAGGTCCGGGGAAAATCTCCTACAGTGTAGATATCTTCGTGTGGTCCCCTGCAGAGTTAGTTTGAGCACAAACTGAACACCTTCCCAAGTTCCCGACCAGTGGTGCAAAAGAAAAGACACTTCGGACCAATGAAAGACAAGATAATAGCAGAGCAAGTAGAGAAGCTTCTGAAAGCTGGCCAAGTCTAAGAAGTCCAATTTCCAACTTGGCTATCAAATGTGGTTCGAGTCCAAAAAGCCACAGGAAAGTAGAGAATGTGCGTGGATTTCATGGATCATTCTACTTCCTGTCTCATCCTATCATTGTCCTTACCAATAGCTTACTAGGGAAAATCATGACTAATTTGGACATCTCGGAGAGGCTGGTAAAATGGACAATAGAGCTTGGGGAGTATGACATCGCTTACCAGCCAAGGACCTCCATAAAAGCTTAAACTTTGTCAGATTTCTTGATCGGGATGGCACAGTCTGGGCACGAAGAAGTTTGAAGAGTGTTTGTAATAGCAGAGCAAGTAGAGGAGCTTCTGAAAGCTGGCCAAGTCTAAGAAGTCAAATTTCCAACTTGGCTATCAAATGTGGTTCTAGTCCAAAAAGGCATTGgagaaaagataaaatttgcagTGACATTGGACTTCTAGGCTTCAAATAATGAGGTCGGGAAGCTGGAGCTACCCGAATCATCCTATATTCAGACTTCTCATCTTGTTATTCAGCCATTCAAAGGATTTTATGAGTTCCGAGAGGGGAGGTTAAAGGATTATTTAAAAGCCATTCAAGAACTATCGGAAAGTGAGTGCAGAACAGATTCCAAGGGAAGAAAATGTTGAGGCTGATGCACTCACCAAGATGGCATCCTCTTTGGCAGGAGAAGGTGGCAAGGATGTTATTCATCACACCAAGCTGGTATCAACCATAGATACCGATTCAGTGACTTCTCAGGAAAATTCATGGAGAATGTCCTTACTCGAGTCCATAAAAGCTCAAACTTTGTCAGATTTCCAGATTGGGATGGCAGAGTCTGGGCAGGAAGAAGTTTGAAGAGTGTTTGTAATAGCAGAGCAAGTAGAGGAGCTTCTGAAAGCTGGCCAAATCTAAGAAGTCCAATTTCCAACTTGGCTATCAAATGTGGTTCTAGTCCAAAAAGCCATAGAAAAGTGGAGAATGTGCGTGGATTTCATGGATCACCCTACTTCATGTCTCATCCTATCATTGTCCTTACCAATAGCTCACTAGGGAAAATCATGACCAATTTGGACATCTTGGAGAGGCTGGTAAAATGGACAATAGAGCTTGGGGAGTATGACTTCGTTTACCAGCCAAGGACCTCCATAAAAGCTCAAACTTTGTCAGATTTCCTAATTGGAATGGCGCAGTCTTGGTAGGAAGAAGTTTGAAGAGTGTTTGTTGATGGTGCAGCTAGTAAGGAAGGTAGTGGGGTGGGAGTCGTTCTTGTTTCTCCCACGGgagaaaagataaaatttgcagTGACATTGGACTTCCAGGCTTCAAATAATGAGGTCGAGAAGCTGGAGCTACCCGAATCATTCAGACTACTCATCTAGTTATTAAGCCATTCAAAGGCTCTTATGAGTTCCGAGAGGGGAGGTTAAAGCAGTATTTAAAAGGCATTCAAGAACTATTGGAAAGTGAGTGCAGAACAGATTCAAAGGGAAGAAAATGTTGAGGCTGATGCAATCACCAAGATGGCACCCTCTTTGGCAGGAGAAGGTTGCAAGGATCTTATTCATCACACCAAGCTGGTATCCGCCATAGATATCGATCCAGTGACTTCTCAGGAAAATTCATGGAGAATGTCCCTACTCGAGTTCATTTCAACAAACCGGTTGCCGGGATATCCTCAACAAGCTCAAAAAATCATGAGGCCATGTTCCCGTTTCAGTGTCATCAATGGAGAATTGTACCGACAATCATTCTAGGGCTCAATGCTCATGTTTGGCCGAGGAAGAAACTAAATGTGTTATAAAGGAAATTCACGACGTGTGATTTGGAGACCATCTCGGGACCATAGCACTCGCTCGAAAAGCCTCGCTGGATTGTGACGGCCTACTATGAATACAGATGCTCGAGAGGTAGTCCGGTCTTGTGAAGGATGTCAACGCCGTGGTAATTTTTGCCACTACCCGGCCTCGTCTTTGAAGCCTGTTCGAGTATCTTGCCTTTTTTTATCAACGGAGCCTATATATTGTGGAACCCTTCCCTGTAGCCCGAGCCCAGAAGAAATTTATGTTAGTAGTTGTTGACTACTTTTCCAAGTGGATGGAGGTCGAGCCCCTGGCCAAAATCACTAAAGATAaggtattaattttttttatggaaaaacATAGTTTACAAATTCGGGCTACAAAAGAAGTTAATATCCAATAACGGCTGACAGTTCTaaggtaaaaaaaattacgGTCTGGTGTaaagaaatgaaaattattCAGTCCTTCACTTCATTAGCTTATCCCCAAGCTATCGGGAAAACTTCACTAACCGGTTAAttgttcatgttttaaatgcCAGATTGCAGGGTATTGGAAAAGATTGGGAAGAAGAAGTACCCAGTGTTCTATGGGCTTATTGAACCACTCCCAGAACTGCTACTAGAGAAACTCCTTATGGTATGATTTATGGATTTGACTAGTGATAAGTTTCTAGGCTTCATAGTAACCGACAGGGGAATCGAAGTCAACATGGAGAACGTGGAGGCTATTTTGGAGATGGTTTCTCCTAAAACTATCAAGGATATACAAAGCTAACGGGCAAAATTCCAGCTTTGTCCCGGTTCATATCAAGATCAGCATATCAGAGTTATCATTTCTTTCAGATATTGAGGAAAGCCCGAAGATTCGGATGGGATGATAAAACTGAGCAATCCTTTCAAGACTTGAAGAATCATCTAGCTGGGTTGTAATCTTGGTTAAACCCGGGCTGGGAGAAAAGTTGTTGATCTATTTGTGTGCCACTGAATTTGCCGTCAGATCGGTACTTATTCAAGAAGAAGGAACTGGTCAGAAGCCCGTGTATTATGTGAGCCGTGCTCTTAAAGGTTCCGAGTTGAGTTGTATTGAGCTGGAGAATATAGCCTTGGCATAGATCATAACCACGAGAAAATTGAGACCCTACTTCTTGTCTCATCCTATCATTGTCCTTACCAATAGCTCACTAGAAAAAATCATGACTAATCCGGACATCTCGGGGAGGGTGGTAAAATGGATAATATAACTCGAGGAGTATGACATCATTTACCATCCAAGAACCGCCATAAAAGCTCAAACTTTGTCAGATTTGCTAATCGAGATGGCACAGTATGGGCAGGAAGAAGTTTGGAGAGTTTTTGTTGATGGTGCGGCCAGAAAGGAAGGTAGTGGCGTGGGAGTCGTTATAGTTTCTCCCACGggagaaaagataaaaattgcaGTGAGATTGAACTTTCGGGCTTCAAATAATGAGGCTGAGTATAAATCAGTGGTAATCGACATGAAGATTGCCCGGGAAGCTGGAGCTACCCGAATCATCCTATATTCAGACTCTCAACTAGTTATTCAACAAGTCAAATGCTCTTATGAGGCCCGAGAGTGGAGGTTAAAGGAGTATTTAAAAGTCATTCAAGAACTATCGGAAAGTTTTACTGAATGGAGTGCAGAATAGTTTTCGAGGGAAGAAAATGTTGAGGCCGATGCACTCGCCAAGATGGCATCCTCTTTGGCAGGAGAGGGTGGCAAGGATATTATTCATCACACCAAGCTGGTATCAACCATAGATACCGGTCCAGTGATTCTCAAGAAAATTCATGGAGAATGCCGCTACTCGAGTTCATTTCAACAAACTGGTTGTCGGGAGATCCTCAACAAGGTCAGAAAATCAAGAAGGCAGTGTTCATTTCAGTCTCAAGAAAATTCTTTCCAGGGCCCAATGCTCAAGTGTTTGGCCGAGGAAGAAACTAAATATGTGTTAAGGAAAATTCATGATGTGTGCTGTGGAGACAATCTcacgaccatatcactcactcGAAAAGCACTGCTCGCTGGATTTTGGTGGCCTGCTATGAATATAGATGCCCGAGAGGTGGTCTGGTCTTGTGAAGAATGTCAACATCGTGGTAGTTTTTGCCACAGTACGGCCTCGTCTTTGAAGACTGTTCGAGCATCTTGCTCGCTTGATCAACAGAGCCTAGATATTGTGGGACCCTTCCTAGTATAATTGCAGCTTTGTCCCGGTTCATATCAAGATCAGCACTTTGAAGTTATCATTTCTTTCATATATTGAGGAAAGCCCAAAGACTCGGATGAGATGATAAAACTGACCAAGCCTTTCAAGCCTTGAAGAATCATCTAGCTGGGTTGCCATCTTGGATAAACCCGGGCTAGGAGAAAAGTTGTTGATCTATTTGTCTGCCACGGAATTTGCCGTTAGATCAGTCCTTATTCAAGAAGAAGGATGTAAAgccatgtaattaattatctggtaatttggcataaatagaataattattgagttgtaaattaaaataattattttatgccaAATAATTCTAGAatttgtgttaaaaatatgtaatttagaatatcggagaatttaacgatacaaaatacatatagagtttaactaacacacgagagcaaaataaatacaaacCGGAGAGAAATGAACTGGAGTTACTTTTTTAGTAAccatttaatattaaaatatatatatacacacgctTACATTACATACACCCCGTTTATAGTAAAGAAGAAAGAAGGAAACCCCAATTCCCGTCACTTGTGTAGCGGCTGCGGTAAATAAAGTCGACATATCTCCTTCGTCCCAAGTCGAAACTCAAAAATTCTTGAAGGGTTGTCTTTCTAACATCCTTAGCTTTGATTCAAGCCATAAATCAcgaattttgagcaaggatttGGGTAGATCGAAGCTGCTGTTCCGGTGCTCTGTTTTCTGCACGAATTCTACCGGATTTTGTGAGTTTGCTGCGATTTTTACAGCTTGAATTTGTAGAAATGCCCTAAAAAACCCTTGTAGTGCATTGAGTTATCTGTCTATAGCCACGGGAAAAATGGGATTTAGATTAGAAGAaacggatttgatatgatttttctgccaaaatgtgtcaaaaacgaatTCTGCATTTGAGCTGTGTAGAAATGTTTCTGTAATTCGAGAATATTACCTTTGCGCAGTTGGAATTTGGAATTTTGGTTCAAATGAAAGTTGTAGGTCTATAAGTTATTCGAAATGGTACCAGAATCGTTAAATTCCAGTAAGAATTGATCAAGTTATGCTTGTTTTACTGAATTGTTCAGTATGAGATATTCTGTCTGAGAAATTGTTGAGTGGAAGGATGTTCTTGATAATTATGAGATTAATCTAATGAGATTCGGAAGATGGTTTCTTCTAGACAAACTTAGataattgagttttctttcattttcaattggcggatattgatttgagttaatattaagcgagatatgaattttatgctcttTAGTGCCAAATCGGACATTGGAATAGAATGTAGTTTTCATGATCGGCTTATTGTTGTTTTGTTTAGGCCGAGGATCTTGAAGTAAAGTCGATCTTTGGATTTGTCAagttggtataggtatgttacagctcaGTAACATACGgcggtaaaacataaattatgttttaattgtcattctgtgttgTACTGATCCTACCTATGACTTGTTGACTGTTGTAAGTTGTTAAATGCCTTTTTTgtgatatatgtttattattgtgacatattattggcatttagcataTGGCATAttgttatgacattcatgttgagctctatcgttcttgttagaCCGTTGTTGATATCCATTGTTATCTAacactgttgtttatctcgggattatggtgtggctgataggcctatacacatgagaccaTAGATGTGATTTAACAATCTtgtggttagtgcagccttttgaggtgagcgctgggattgtgtcatctagttcgttctgttgtgccatcctgttgtatcgtatcagctgtatggaggtcGAGTCAGTGGTATTATTCAGCACAGcctggcatacctcgcatacttggtaGGGCGGTTTAGATGCATGACAATGTAGTTCCCCTGTGtattgttgctcgagcattattccagttgttatcgtatCGTTAATTTGCTCTTGTTATCCCGATTATCGTTGAGCCGTTCATGCGTTGCATATTACATTTtgttatatgattatgcatgatttatgtttattgttGCTATTGTTGAattgtttcataccagaatcctaacctcagttaTTTTCtggggggctgctgtggttgctattgggcaccatggtagatcttccgagtcgttttgcagcattaggccgaggttccgccagtggagctcgggattgaggttggat
This window of the Primulina tabacum isolate GXHZ01 chromosome 12, ASM2559414v2, whole genome shotgun sequence genome carries:
- the LOC142520442 gene encoding uncharacterized protein LOC142520442, whose protein sequence is MAQYGQEEVWRVFVDGAARKEGSGVGVVIVSPTGEKIKIAVRLNFRASNNEAEYKSVVIDMKIAREAGATRIILYSDSQLVIQQVKCSYEAREWRLKEYLKVIQELSESFTEWSAE